Proteins encoded together in one Streptomyces sp. TLI_171 window:
- a CDS encoding IS110 family transposase, giving the protein MRTIEQSRSGHVVVGVDTHKHLHVAAVMDTIGGILATLTIPTDTGGFRQLADWAASFGTVLAFGIEGTGSYGATLTSFLRRSGHKVVEAGRPDRRLRRMNGKSDTLDAENAARAVLAGFATATPKTADGEAEMIRQLKIAHDQAVEQRAAAMVTMKAMLVHAPDALRKEMAGKTQITLARHLAALRPRRLEEPEDALGHTLRTLVKRWQYLNDEAKELAKMIGELVQRVALQLLGPFGIGVDTAAEILVVTGDNPERIKSEAALAKLAGIAPVPTGSGMTGGRHRINHGGHRQLNAAIYRTVIVRMRFHQPTIDYVARRTAEGRTKREIIRCLKRYVIREVYHLLRPTPRTASQAS; this is encoded by the coding sequence GTGCGCACCATCGAGCAGTCCCGATCCGGGCACGTCGTGGTCGGCGTCGACACGCACAAGCACCTGCACGTCGCGGCGGTGATGGACACGATCGGAGGGATCCTGGCCACGCTGACGATACCCACCGACACCGGTGGCTTCCGGCAACTGGCCGACTGGGCGGCCTCGTTCGGCACGGTCCTGGCGTTCGGGATCGAGGGCACCGGCTCCTACGGCGCCACGCTGACGTCGTTCCTGCGCAGGTCCGGCCACAAGGTGGTCGAGGCCGGCCGCCCGGACCGGCGGCTTCGGCGCATGAACGGCAAGTCCGACACCCTGGACGCCGAGAACGCCGCCCGCGCTGTCCTGGCCGGGTTCGCAACCGCCACGCCGAAGACCGCCGACGGCGAGGCCGAGATGATCCGCCAGCTCAAGATCGCCCATGACCAGGCCGTCGAGCAGCGCGCCGCGGCGATGGTCACGATGAAGGCGATGCTCGTCCACGCGCCGGACGCCCTGCGCAAGGAGATGGCCGGCAAGACCCAGATCACCCTGGCGCGACATCTGGCAGCCCTGCGTCCCCGCCGCCTGGAGGAACCCGAGGACGCACTGGGTCACACCCTGCGGACGCTCGTCAAGCGGTGGCAGTATCTGAACGACGAGGCCAAAGAGCTGGCGAAGATGATCGGCGAACTGGTCCAGCGGGTCGCCCTGCAGCTACTCGGGCCGTTCGGCATCGGCGTGGACACCGCCGCCGAGATCCTCGTCGTGACCGGCGACAACCCCGAGCGGATCAAGTCCGAGGCCGCTCTCGCCAAGCTCGCGGGAATCGCTCCCGTGCCCACGGGCTCCGGCATGACCGGCGGCAGGCACCGGATCAACCACGGCGGCCACCGCCAGCTCAACGCCGCGATCTACCGAACCGTCATCGTCCGGATGCGCTTCCACCAGCCAACGATCGACTACGTCGCCCGCCGCACCGCCGAGGGCAGGACGAAACGCGAGATCATCCGCTGCCTCAAGCGCTATGTCATCCGCGAGGTCTACCACCTGCTTCGACCTACCCCACGAACGGCCTCCCAGGCGAGTTGA
- a CDS encoding transposase — MGKKKPRPRRSFAPEFKAEIVELCRRGDRSVGQVAKDFDLTETAVRAWVNQAQADAGERDGLTCDEREELARLRRENRRLREDVDILRRATAFFATETR, encoded by the coding sequence ATGGGGAAGAAGAAGCCGCGTCCTCGCCGCTCGTTCGCGCCGGAGTTCAAGGCCGAGATCGTCGAGCTGTGCCGGCGCGGGGACCGCTCGGTCGGTCAGGTCGCCAAGGACTTCGACCTGACCGAGACCGCGGTGCGGGCCTGGGTGAACCAGGCCCAGGCCGACGCCGGTGAACGGGACGGCCTGACCTGTGACGAACGCGAGGAACTCGCCCGGCTGCGGCGGGAGAACCGCCGCCTGCGCGAGGACGTCGACATCCTCCGCCGGGCCACGGCTTTCTTCGCGACGGAGACCCGGTGA
- a CDS encoding OTU domain-containing protein: MLLVPGRGPWTDELVLGLPQARGLTPLELADLRHAYTAGLARQTLGVLGGLPGREEEGWWLERAVEAFQMFGSLDRLDAGPLVLPRQDYGVDLQGWLGAVADGRVPGSAELHRALTRLGARIEADPQPPDARGAMFLDTGLRVAEVVEWLGSHGGADAVRLFPRGVPGEALQRVQTGQAAVPPAVYARLRAAGLPPESQIRFTDYAAPSSTDRAQINPVATVGALHAWYTANPDHAGELPPVRAVVRPGDADHDPITGYWYYNVSRGETAVTWETVEALHRVGMPDSRGGERRKRYKIIPSEEFVGALIDRFRHLPDGAGVEDLPADAAFHDAHNHSTKFAPYLEGLRKQEIVPSVVQYRRLKEAGLAERLNLPAPPGRNQVNPVVAARALHAWYTANPDHAGELPPVRAVVRPAGADHDPILGLWYHDVSRGKTAVTWETLEALHQAGMPDTSLIPGQDDELRGHEYKLVPSEEFVGALIESFRHLPDNAGVEDLPADAAFHDAHEHPTKFAPYVEELRAGRILPSTVQYRRLEKAGLAQRLDLPAPPGRNQINPVVAARALRAWYASGSGRAGKLPPVEAVVRPADADHDLITGDWYYRVSRGATAVTWETVEALHRVGMPDSRGGERRKRYKLVASEEFVGALIDRFRHLPDGAGVEDLPVDAAFHDAHNHSTKFAPYVEGLRKQEILPSVVQYRRLEKAGLAQRLDLPAPPGRNQINPVVAVGALRAWYAAGSGHAGKLPVRTEVVRPADADHDRITGDWYYKVKTGETAVTRETVEALHQAGMPGASLTRAQGGEPRGHAYKIVPSREALLALADYLATPRDGGGDAVAGAVAPLPGPEEGGVFTDAHNQKFPLGGYFDNHRKDQPPRPQDILKLLDLGEPGMAVVRALDIQLTKAQQRHATKTAQAKAGAGTGKTKAKAKTGKAGTAGKAGTAGKAKAGKAGAGAARRAAVTGVGAGAAVVAGADAGTGSVVVAGAGAEGRAAKRRRTAPTRAAAGAGGGPLPGWSRYLNKQQIAYLSQHGLTPYSPPGDGDCFYHALLSLTPETFTAVDPSLTSPQALRAHMAEVLRAELRNPPGDRPLWNALEDPAIPLHQQFVGIADLDPQETARRRAQVIAEISTAGSWNNDTAGATPYLFRLHFNLDLHILHSNGTTAPLLDDPDGRFPPPTGPTHTLVLSQNHWLALTPNPTTTASGPNTTTANPDTNHTTGTSHTTGTNQTPRNDPPTPPTPAPAPAPAPAPRNGTTRPGTTDDHDTAHPPHTTDALHTTDALHTTDAMDTTDAMDTTDADDPTHPQNIDALLHLLKTLPTLDTPEQTAPDNPPDPLIGTFGPLGMLDPSDPLGMSDMFGRSWALPASDDTHNPLDPFDLLGASGARAWARADGDWSRFAGRLDHPADITDTAATDHDDAPMDIDPKSSPGTGPDHDPSPHTAFLSQTGRNAYNILSGQPPAHNNPHHPPRNTQPPPPTDTRPQQRT; this comes from the coding sequence GTGCTGCTGGTACCCGGGCGGGGGCCGTGGACGGACGAGCTGGTCCTGGGGCTCCCGCAGGCCCGGGGTCTGACACCGCTGGAGCTGGCGGATCTGCGTCATGCCTATACCGCGGGGCTGGCGCGGCAGACGCTCGGGGTGCTGGGGGGGTTGCCCGGGCGGGAGGAGGAGGGGTGGTGGCTGGAGCGGGCGGTGGAGGCGTTCCAGATGTTCGGGTCGTTGGACCGGTTGGACGCCGGGCCGCTGGTCCTGCCCAGGCAGGACTACGGGGTGGACCTGCAGGGCTGGCTGGGCGCGGTCGCCGACGGCCGTGTCCCGGGCAGTGCGGAGTTGCACCGTGCGCTGACCCGTCTGGGGGCCCGTATCGAGGCGGATCCGCAGCCGCCCGACGCCCGGGGCGCGATGTTCCTGGACACCGGTTTGAGGGTGGCGGAGGTCGTCGAATGGCTCGGGAGCCACGGGGGCGCCGATGCCGTGCGCCTCTTCCCCCGCGGGGTCCCGGGCGAGGCCCTGCAGCGGGTGCAGACCGGGCAGGCCGCGGTGCCCCCGGCGGTGTATGCCAGGCTGCGCGCCGCGGGACTGCCTCCCGAGTCCCAGATCCGTTTCACCGACTACGCCGCACCATCGTCCACCGACCGGGCCCAGATCAACCCGGTCGCGACTGTCGGGGCGCTGCACGCCTGGTACACCGCCAACCCCGACCATGCCGGCGAACTCCCCCCCGTGCGGGCGGTGGTGCGGCCGGGCGACGCCGACCACGACCCGATCACCGGGTACTGGTACTACAACGTCAGCAGGGGCGAGACCGCGGTGACGTGGGAGACGGTGGAGGCGCTGCACCGCGTCGGCATGCCCGACAGCCGGGGCGGGGAGCGGCGGAAGCGCTACAAGATCATCCCGTCGGAGGAGTTCGTCGGCGCGTTGATCGACCGCTTCCGCCACCTGCCGGACGGTGCCGGTGTCGAGGACCTGCCGGCCGACGCGGCCTTCCACGACGCCCACAACCACTCCACCAAGTTCGCCCCCTACCTCGAGGGACTGCGCAAACAGGAGATCGTGCCCTCCGTGGTGCAGTACCGGAGGCTGAAGGAGGCGGGCCTGGCCGAACGCCTGAACCTGCCCGCGCCCCCCGGCCGAAACCAGGTCAACCCCGTTGTGGCCGCCCGGGCGCTGCACGCCTGGTACACCGCCAACCCCGACCATGCCGGCGAACTCCCCCCCGTGCGGGCGGTGGTGCGGCCGGCCGGCGCCGACCACGACCCCATCCTCGGGCTCTGGTACCACGACGTCAGCAGGGGTAAGACCGCGGTGACGTGGGAGACGCTGGAGGCGCTGCACCAGGCCGGCATGCCCGACACCAGCCTCATCCCCGGCCAGGACGATGAGCTGCGGGGGCACGAGTACAAGCTCGTCCCGTCGGAGGAGTTCGTCGGCGCGTTGATCGAGAGCTTCCGCCACCTGCCGGACAATGCCGGTGTCGAGGACCTGCCGGCCGACGCGGCCTTCCACGACGCCCACGAGCACCCCACCAAGTTCGCCCCCTACGTCGAGGAACTGCGCGCAGGGAGGATCTTGCCCTCCACGGTGCAGTACCGGAGGCTGGAGAAGGCGGGCCTGGCCCAACGCCTGGACCTGCCCGCACCCCCCGGCCGAAACCAGATCAACCCCGTTGTGGCCGCCCGGGCGCTGCGCGCCTGGTATGCCTCCGGCTCGGGCCGCGCCGGCAAACTCCCGCCCGTGGAGGCGGTGGTGCGGCCGGCCGACGCCGACCACGACCTGATCACCGGGGACTGGTACTACCGCGTCAGCAGGGGCGCGACCGCGGTGACGTGGGAGACGGTGGAGGCGCTGCACCGCGTCGGCATGCCCGACAGCCGGGGCGGGGAGCGGCGGAAGCGCTACAAGCTCGTCGCGTCGGAGGAGTTCGTCGGCGCGTTGATCGACCGCTTCCGCCACCTGCCGGACGGTGCCGGTGTCGAGGACCTGCCGGTCGACGCGGCCTTCCACGACGCCCACAACCACTCCACCAAGTTCGCCCCCTACGTCGAGGGACTGCGCAAACAGGAGATCCTGCCCTCCGTGGTGCAGTACCGGAGGCTGGAGAAGGCGGGCCTGGCCCAACGCCTGGACCTGCCCGCACCCCCCGGCCGAAACCAGATCAACCCCGTCGTGGCCGTCGGGGCACTGCGCGCCTGGTATGCCGCCGGCTCCGGCCATGCCGGCAAACTCCCAGTCAGGACCGAGGTGGTGCGGCCGGCCGACGCCGACCACGACCGGATCACCGGGGACTGGTACTACAAGGTCAAGACAGGCGAGACCGCGGTGACGCGGGAGACGGTGGAGGCGCTGCACCAGGCCGGCATGCCCGGCGCCAGCCTCACCCGCGCTCAGGGTGGGGAGCCGCGGGGGCACGCGTACAAGATCGTCCCGTCGAGGGAGGCGTTGCTGGCTCTGGCGGATTACCTCGCGACCCCGCGCGATGGCGGCGGGGACGCGGTGGCCGGAGCGGTGGCGCCGCTGCCCGGCCCGGAGGAGGGCGGCGTCTTCACCGACGCCCACAACCAGAAGTTCCCCCTGGGCGGCTACTTCGACAACCACCGGAAGGACCAGCCACCCCGCCCCCAGGACATCCTGAAACTCCTCGACCTCGGCGAGCCCGGCATGGCCGTCGTCCGAGCACTGGACATCCAACTCACCAAGGCACAGCAACGCCACGCCACGAAGACCGCACAAGCGAAAGCAGGAGCCGGAACAGGGAAGACGAAAGCGAAAGCGAAGACCGGGAAGGCGGGGACGGCCGGGAAGGCGGGGACGGCCGGGAAGGCGAAGGCGGGGAAGGCGGGGGCGGGGGCTGCCCGGCGGGCAGCGGTCACCGGCGTCGGCGCGGGTGCCGCGGTCGTGGCCGGTGCCGATGCCGGTACGGGCTCCGTGGTCGTGGCCGGTGCCGGAGCGGAGGGCCGGGCGGCCAAGCGCCGCCGGACCGCACCGACACGAGCGGCGGCCGGGGCGGGAGGCGGCCCGCTGCCGGGCTGGAGCCGCTACCTCAACAAGCAGCAGATCGCCTACCTGTCACAGCACGGGCTGACCCCCTACAGCCCTCCCGGTGACGGGGACTGCTTCTACCACGCCCTGCTGTCCCTGACACCAGAGACGTTCACCGCGGTGGACCCCTCCCTGACCAGCCCGCAGGCCCTGCGCGCCCACATGGCCGAGGTACTGCGCGCGGAACTGCGCAACCCACCGGGCGACCGCCCCCTGTGGAACGCCCTCGAGGACCCCGCGATCCCCCTGCACCAGCAATTCGTCGGCATCGCCGACCTGGACCCACAGGAGACCGCCCGACGACGCGCACAGGTGATCGCCGAGATCTCCACCGCCGGCAGCTGGAACAACGACACCGCCGGCGCCACCCCCTACCTCTTCCGCCTCCACTTCAACCTCGACCTGCACATACTCCACTCCAACGGCACCACCGCCCCCCTCCTCGACGACCCCGACGGCCGATTCCCCCCGCCCACCGGCCCCACACACACCCTCGTCCTCAGCCAAAACCACTGGCTCGCCCTCACCCCCAACCCCACCACCACCGCCAGCGGCCCCAACACCACCACCGCGAACCCCGACACAAACCACACCACCGGCACAAGCCACACCACCGGCACGAACCAGACCCCGAGAAACGACCCCCCCACCCCACCAACACCAGCACCAGCACCAGCACCAGCACCAGCACCCCGCAACGGCACGACACGGCCCGGGACCACCGACGACCACGACACCGCACACCCCCCGCACACCACCGACGCCCTGCACACCACCGACGCCCTGCACACCACCGACGCCATGGACACCACCGACGCCATGGACACCACCGACGCCGACGACCCCACCCACCCGCAAAACATCGACGCCCTCCTGCACCTGCTGAAAACCCTCCCCACCCTCGACACACCAGAGCAGACCGCACCGGACAACCCCCCCGACCCGCTCATCGGGACGTTCGGCCCACTCGGGATGCTCGACCCGAGCGACCCGCTCGGGATGTCCGACATGTTCGGGCGATCCTGGGCGCTCCCCGCATCGGACGACACCCACAACCCACTCGACCCGTTCGACCTCCTCGGGGCGTCCGGGGCCAGGGCTTGGGCCCGGGCGGACGGGGACTGGTCCCGGTTCGCGGGCCGGCTCGACCACCCGGCGGACATCACGGACACGGCAGCAACGGACCACGACGACGCCCCCATGGACATCGACCCGAAATCGAGCCCCGGAACAGGCCCGGACCACGACCCCTCCCCACACACCGCCTTCTTGTCCCAAACCGGACGAAACGCCTACAACATCCTGTCCGGACAACCCCCGGCACACAACAACCCCCACCACCCCCCGCGAAACACCCAACCCCCTCCCCCCACCGACACACGACCACAACAACGAACATGA
- a CDS encoding RICIN domain-containing protein — translation MSARWSRRSLAVTTRSSAATSTSEGTSPAPPALWDQSPPWSSGYDPGSPGQASPSYAPSFDAGSAPLSAAAPGAAAPPVGALAATEEPGLSVPDEPDSASHHEEAGDNAARRTGLGSLFHRAEQRARRSEAGPAEDQADAEVLSFGGQSASPEPEEDAEDPYGGAEAGNGLPHRKAIAFGGVTVTLLLLAAAFLTNAGSGGEPTTPSTPRANADAGALVADGTVGPDDHVPPAAGASAGSDISPSPSASSIDGSVPAAGAAGSATQRATGTGRGAGAAAAAVGAAQGAQPAAPGQPPAPPAGSSTTAPTTVTAVAGSALIGRASGRCIGTVGGRSNDGTQLELQDCASVASQMWEFRSDGSVHALGRCMDVAWASVSSGAAIQLVNCNGGSAQRFTLDSSGNLVNPISGKCVDAVDKGTASGTRLQLWTCKGTTNQKWDQ, via the coding sequence ATGAGCGCCCGTTGGTCACGCAGGAGCCTTGCGGTGACGACGAGATCGTCCGCGGCGACGAGCACGTCCGAGGGCACCTCCCCAGCCCCGCCTGCCCTGTGGGACCAGTCACCACCCTGGTCGAGCGGATACGACCCCGGTTCGCCGGGGCAGGCGAGCCCCTCTTATGCCCCGTCGTTCGATGCGGGGTCGGCCCCGCTGAGTGCGGCCGCACCCGGGGCCGCCGCTCCTCCGGTTGGTGCACTCGCCGCCACGGAGGAACCGGGCCTGTCGGTGCCCGACGAGCCCGACAGCGCAAGTCACCACGAGGAAGCGGGTGACAACGCTGCCCGGCGGACCGGACTCGGCAGCCTGTTCCACCGCGCCGAGCAACGCGCGCGCAGGTCGGAAGCGGGTCCAGCCGAGGACCAAGCCGACGCCGAAGTGCTGTCCTTCGGCGGTCAGAGCGCGTCGCCGGAACCCGAAGAGGACGCGGAGGACCCGTATGGCGGTGCGGAGGCCGGGAACGGACTCCCTCATCGGAAGGCCATCGCCTTCGGGGGCGTGACAGTCACTCTGCTGCTCCTCGCGGCGGCGTTCCTGACCAACGCCGGGTCCGGCGGTGAGCCGACGACGCCGAGCACCCCCCGTGCCAACGCGGACGCTGGTGCACTGGTGGCCGACGGAACGGTGGGTCCGGACGACCACGTCCCCCCTGCCGCAGGGGCAAGCGCCGGGTCGGACATTTCTCCGAGCCCCAGCGCAAGCTCCATCGACGGCAGCGTTCCTGCCGCCGGCGCCGCCGGGTCGGCAACGCAACGCGCCACGGGCACCGGACGAGGGGCCGGCGCGGCGGCAGCTGCCGTCGGTGCCGCCCAGGGGGCCCAGCCCGCCGCGCCCGGCCAGCCCCCGGCCCCGCCGGCCGGTTCGTCGACGACAGCGCCGACGACCGTGACCGCGGTGGCGGGCTCCGCGCTCATCGGCCGCGCCTCAGGACGCTGCATCGGCACGGTCGGTGGGCGGAGCAACGACGGCACGCAATTGGAACTCCAGGACTGCGCAAGCGTGGCATCCCAGATGTGGGAGTTCCGCTCGGACGGTTCCGTGCACGCCCTCGGGCGCTGCATGGACGTCGCCTGGGCCTCCGTTTCCAGTGGAGCCGCCATTCAACTCGTCAACTGCAACGGCGGCAGCGCTCAGCGCTTCACCCTCGACAGCTCGGGCAATCTGGTGAACCCGATATCCGGAAAATGCGTGGACGCAGTGGACAAGGGCACAGCGAGTGGAACCCGCCTCCAACTGTGGACGTGCAAGGGCACCACCAACCAGAAGTGGGACCAGTAG
- a CDS encoding IS3 family transposase codes for MTVHPFIEAEKQAGRNNVKRACELLKVSRAAFYARCNGAAGPRAARDAELTVRIAEVHESSRGSYGAPRVHAALRRAGERCGRRRIARLMRRAGLAGLHRRRRQRTTVPDPNAAARPDLVLRDFQPDPQATGTRWCGDITYVPTGEGWLYLATVIDIASRRVVGWATADHLRTELVADALRAACRQRRPSGPVIFHSDRGCQYTSREFAYLASQFNIQLSVGRTGQCWDNALAESFFATIKRELTDNRTWPSRAAAHSAIFEWIESWYNIRRLHSSLGYRSPAEYETVLAA; via the coding sequence GTGACGGTGCACCCGTTCATCGAGGCGGAGAAGCAAGCGGGTCGCAACAACGTCAAACGGGCGTGTGAGCTGCTCAAGGTCTCCCGTGCCGCCTTCTACGCTCGCTGCAACGGCGCCGCCGGACCCCGAGCGGCGCGCGACGCCGAGCTGACGGTGAGGATCGCCGAGGTCCACGAGAGCTCGCGCGGCAGCTACGGAGCCCCGCGTGTCCACGCCGCACTCAGGCGCGCCGGTGAGCGGTGCGGCCGGCGTCGGATTGCGCGCCTGATGCGTCGGGCCGGTCTGGCAGGTCTGCACCGTCGCCGGCGGCAGCGGACCACCGTCCCCGACCCCAATGCCGCCGCGCGGCCCGACCTGGTCCTGCGGGACTTCCAGCCCGATCCACAGGCCACCGGGACGCGTTGGTGCGGTGACATCACCTACGTTCCGACCGGCGAGGGCTGGCTCTACCTGGCCACCGTCATCGACATCGCCTCGCGCCGCGTCGTCGGCTGGGCGACCGCCGACCACCTGCGGACCGAACTCGTCGCCGACGCCCTGCGGGCAGCCTGTCGACAGCGCCGTCCGAGCGGCCCGGTGATCTTCCACTCCGATCGCGGCTGCCAGTACACCAGCCGTGAATTCGCTTACCTGGCAAGCCAGTTCAACATTCAGCTTTCGGTGGGCCGCACCGGGCAGTGTTGGGACAACGCCCTCGCCGAGTCCTTCTTCGCCACCATCAAACGCGAGTTGACCGACAACCGGACCTGGCCCAGCCGGGCCGCCGCCCACTCCGCGATCTTCGAGTGGATCGAGAGCTGGTACAACATACGAAGGCTGCACAGCAGCCTCGGCTACCGCAGCCCCGCTGAGTACGAAACCGTCCTCGCGGCCTGA
- a CDS encoding integrase core domain-containing protein — protein MSSARSTTCFDLPHERPPRRVDNYRSVNALAEALNGTAELIEHQGPWRDFDEVERALFQWVAWYNGERLHSALDYVSPDEYEQAYWASPESFPQTA, from the coding sequence ATGTCATCCGCGAGGTCTACCACCTGCTTCGACCTACCCCACGAACGGCCTCCCAGGCGAGTTGACAACTATAGGAGCGTCAACGCGCTCGCCGAGGCCCTGAACGGTACTGCCGAACTGATCGAACATCAGGGGCCGTGGCGGGACTTCGACGAGGTCGAGCGGGCCCTCTTCCAGTGGGTCGCGTGGTACAACGGTGAACGACTCCACTCCGCCCTGGACTACGTCTCGCCGGACGAGTATGAGCAGGCGTACTGGGCGAGCCCGGAGTCATTCCCGCAGACCGCTTGA
- a CDS encoding cytochrome P450: MHDVHTIDPAGQNLRAEAERLAALGPAARVMLPGGVPAWSITSDELIRSLLTDDRVSKDARHHWPAFIEGRITPEWSLYAWVAVTNMFTAYGGDHRRLRRLVAPAFTARRTESLRARVQGICAELVDGLWALPAGTVVDLREQLAQPLPLQVICELLGVPVEVRPDLGRAVDGVFATGASPEAAAANYRDLYRVLTELVASKREYPGDDLTSDLVAARDGDEDTGSEGLSEEELLDTLLLILSAGYETTVHLIGNAVHALLTHPSDLARVRSSTASWEDAVEETLRWAPSVAHLPLRFAVEDIAVPGGDVIRAGDAIMVSYAAAGWDLERFGEDAGRFDLTRADKDHLAFGYGVHRCLGAPLARMEAGIALSAVFEAFPNLRLAVRPSELKPVDSFISHGFQALPVVLR; encoded by the coding sequence GTGCACGACGTCCACACCATCGACCCGGCCGGGCAGAATCTGAGGGCGGAGGCTGAGCGCTTGGCGGCCCTCGGTCCCGCGGCGCGCGTGATGCTCCCGGGAGGAGTACCTGCGTGGTCGATCACCAGCGACGAATTGATCCGCAGCCTGCTGACCGACGACCGGGTCTCCAAGGACGCGCGGCACCACTGGCCGGCCTTCATCGAGGGCCGGATCACTCCCGAGTGGTCGCTGTACGCTTGGGTGGCGGTGACCAACATGTTCACCGCCTACGGAGGCGACCACCGACGACTGCGTCGGCTCGTGGCTCCCGCCTTCACCGCCCGGCGGACCGAGTCGCTCCGTGCGCGCGTCCAGGGAATTTGTGCCGAGCTGGTCGACGGTCTGTGGGCGCTTCCGGCCGGAACGGTGGTGGACCTCAGAGAGCAACTGGCGCAACCGCTGCCGCTCCAGGTCATCTGTGAACTCTTGGGCGTGCCGGTCGAAGTCCGCCCCGACCTGGGTCGGGCCGTTGACGGAGTCTTCGCCACAGGGGCCTCGCCGGAAGCCGCGGCGGCGAACTACCGCGACCTCTACCGGGTGCTCACCGAGTTGGTCGCGTCCAAGCGCGAGTACCCCGGGGACGACCTGACCTCCGATCTGGTGGCCGCACGGGACGGCGATGAGGACACCGGATCGGAAGGCCTGAGCGAGGAGGAACTGCTCGACACCTTGTTGCTGATCCTCTCCGCCGGCTACGAGACGACCGTGCACTTGATCGGAAACGCGGTCCACGCGCTCCTCACGCACCCGTCCGATCTCGCACGGGTGCGTTCCTCCACCGCGAGCTGGGAGGACGCCGTCGAGGAGACCCTCCGGTGGGCACCGAGCGTCGCCCACCTGCCACTTCGCTTCGCGGTCGAGGACATCGCCGTGCCCGGGGGCGACGTCATCCGGGCCGGCGACGCGATCATGGTGTCCTACGCTGCGGCCGGATGGGACCTCGAACGGTTCGGCGAGGACGCCGGACGCTTCGACCTCACGCGTGCGGACAAGGACCACCTGGCCTTCGGCTACGGCGTACACCGCTGCTTGGGCGCACCACTGGCGCGGATGGAGGCAGGTATCGCCCTGTCGGCCGTCTTCGAGGCTTTCCCGAACCTGCGGCTCGCCGTCCGGCCGTCCGAACTCAAACCGGTTGATTCGTTCATCAGCCATGGATTCCAGGCGCTGCCCGTCGTCCTGCGCTGA